The DNA sequence CATTAAAATGAGTCGAACATATCTTAATGGCGTGGAAGCATACTCAGGCATAGCAGCGGTAGATGCCTATATAGGGGCAACACAACCCCACCGCAACCCGGATATTGGATTTGATTATGGTGGCGCCCACTTGTTAGAAGATCTAGTGCGAGGTAATGAAGTTGAACTGGTAACTGAGGCTTTCGGAACCGATTGCTACCCACGAACAGATGTACACACTTTCATCAGCTTGGAAAGTTTAAACCAAGCAGTTATGGTTAATCCAAGGAACTGTTACCAGAATTATGCTGTGGCAACCAACTCAACTGAAGAAACTCTTTACACTTACATGGGCACCTTACTGCCTCAGATGGGTAATGTTAGTTATTCCAGTGCAGGGGAACTCAGCCCACTTTTAAATGACCCTTACTTCCAAACCATTGGTGTTGGAACACAAATATTCCTGTGCGGTGGTCGGGGATACATAATGGGCCAGGGAACTCAACACGCAACTGATGGAGAACGTAAGAACGGTGTTCCCACAGGATCAGCTGGCACACTAATGCTCCAAGGTGACTTGAAAAAGATGGACTCTAATTATCTGAGGGGGGCAACCATGCCTAAATACGGACCTACCCTATATGTTGGGGCGGGAATTCCTATTCCCATCTTAAATGAGGAGATAGCTCAACGTACAGGTATCAGTGACCAGGAAATAAGTTGTAAAATCTATGATTATGGAGTTCCACGGCGAAACAGACCCATTATTCAAGAAACAAACTATCATGAACTTAAAACTGGTAAAATAGAAATTAATGGAAATGAAGTTCAGACTTCATCGTTATCTTCATTTAAAAAGGCATTGGAAATTGCTGAAGAACTTAAAAATTGGATAGAGAAAGGGGAATTCTTTTTAACCAGTCCAGTGAAAAGTATTCCAAATAAAGGTTGCAGTGTATCTCCCCTTGAGATTAGAAGGCCATCTATAATGGTTAAAGATCTTAAAATCAAGCCAGTTATAACTGTCAAGGCAGAAGAAGCTATTTCGGGTGTTGCCCGGAAGATGGTGGATAATAACATCAACCACTTGCCAGTGGTGGACCATCTAGGAAGACTCATGGGAATTGTAACCTCATGGGATATTGCCCATGCCGTAGCCAAGGGCAGTAAAAAACTGACAGAAGTGATGACCAAAAAGGTAATCGTTGCTATGGAGGATGATCCAGTGGAGGTCATTGCCCGGCGCATTGATAAACATGAAATATCAGGTATGCCCATAGTGGACCGGGAAAACTTGGTTAAGGGCATGATTACCGCTGAGGACATATCCCGACTTATGTGCTCCCAAAATAATAAGGAAGGTGATTCCCAGTGAAAGCTTGGCTAAAATTTTCACCTAGAATTGTGAGCAAACACGTGATATCTGATTTAATCAAAACCTATGATGTGACCTTCAATATTCTGCGAGCTGATATCACCCCGAAGGGTGGTAAAATGCTTATAGAAATCAGTGGCAGTGAAGCAGAAGAAGGAATAAAATACATGGAAAAAGAGGGAATCCAACTCAACCCTATTAAAAAAGTGGTTAAAAAGGATGAAGATAAATGTGTAGATTGCGGTGAATGCGTCAGCCTCTGCCCAGTAGAAGCTATTACCATTGATGGAAAATGGACAGTGCTGCTGGATGACCAGAAATGCATTGGCTGCGGCTTTTGCATGTCTTCATGTCCTACCAAGGCCATTAAAATTGCTGATTCAGAATAATCTTATTTTTTTCTTTAACATTGTAGAAATCATGTGGAGAAGTTTTAATGGTTAAATGTAAACACTGCGACACTGAAAATGAAGATAATTTAACTCATTGCCAGAATTGTGGGAAAAAACTCTTGGAAACCACTGACAAAAAAAATATTAATAAAATATTGTTTGTTGGACTGGGAATTTTAGGTTTTTTCGTAATAATAATGCTCATATCCTCTTTAATCAACACTCCATGGATTTCTGAGTTTGATCAGGGATTGATTAACTCAGTTAAGAATAACGAATCCAGTGAAAGTCTTATACTTAAAATAAAAGAACATTCAAATATTAATCGAGAAGGGTCTAAAAAAGGTTATGAAGCTATTGTTTCTGGAGAAAAATCAAAGAATAATCCAGAGTTTCTAGATGAAGTTAAGGAAAATTATCATAAAGAATTGGAGTACATTAAAAAGATTGAAAATCTACAAATAAGCTTCGCAAAAAGGGAAATCGATGAAGAAACATTCATTAAAAAGCTCACCATTTTATATGAAGAACAACCTGAACTAGATTACTAGGTCAATGATTAAGGGACAGACATGAATTCAAATTATTTCACAGAATCTGTGAGAAAACTTCGCACAGATGAAAAAATCCCATATGATCTATTATTGCTAGCAGATGAAACAATAGAAGCCATAGATAAATGTATTGAAGATTCTGAAATATATATTTTAGAAAAGCAGCAAAAAATACTTGGAGTTTATGTCTTGCAGTTCATTGATAAAAGAAGTGTTGAAATTAAATATATTGCTGTTGATGAGAAATTCCAAGGGCAAGGTATTGGTACGTTTTTACTGGAAGATGCCATTTTAAGGGCAAAGAAAAATGGGTTTGAAAATATAACCATTAAAACTGGTGATTGTGGAATTAAACAACTCCACTTGTACCAGAAAGTGGGTTTTGAAATATTTGATGTTGAAAAAAACTTCTTCATTGATAATTTTCCGGAACATATCTATGAGGACGGAAGATTATGCAAGGATAGGGTTATACTAAAAAAAATAATTATGAATCTCAAAAAAGAGAATCCAAATTAACTCTTTAAGATCGGTAAATTCCCTTAAAACAATCCTTTTTTAAAAATGATTACGCATGTGGTTGGTAAATTTTTCAAATAATAATATTTCTGTGAATTAACAAAAATCTTAGTCTATTTTTGAAAAAGAGAAGTGAACTTATAAAGCAGACTTTTACCATTATAAATGGCTTTTTCAGGACACATTTCCATGCAGCATAAACAGTTAATACAATGTCCATAGTCAAATTCAGGAATGTATTGATCCTGATCTTCAGTTCGTTGCCCAGGTTTTTTTAAAGCATTCGTTGGACAACTCGCCTGGCATCTCAAACACATTGTACATTTTTCCGAGTCAATAGTAGGCCGGGTATACCACAAACTCATTAACCCCCTAGCCAATGGTCCGGGAATCAGTTCTAGGGTGTGTGAAAGGTTAGACGGCCATTTAAAATCATTAATCACTGGAGCAACACCCCTAACTTCAATATTATTCAGGTCTGCCTCTCCCAGTCCTTGATAGTATGCTAAGCGGTTGGTGGGAATTTTTAGGGGGTTCCGCCCCAGAACATGGGTGATAAAACTGTCCATAGCCACACCATCATTCCCAGCCAGTACCATGCCCAAGTAACGCGGATCACCAGATGAAGGCCCATATCCCTCCATCCCTATAACACCATCCACAATATGGAGACAAGGCGGATTCAATGCGTAGATATCAACCACTTTTTCAGAGAATTTAGATGGTTGAGGGGCTAATTTATGATATTCTGTCTTTAAAAAACCAGGTACAGTACCATAAAGGTTTTTAATAGCGCATGTGAGAATTGTTAGGCTATGTGTTTTGATTTTGGGCAAGTTAATCACTAGGTCTGCATCCAGAACTGGCTTGGCTATATAGTAATCTTGACCATTTCTCTGTTTATGGTAGCTTCCCGAATTTTCAAAATTGACTAATTCAACATCTAATCTTTCACAGACATCAGTGAGT is a window from the Methanobacterium sp. genome containing:
- a CDS encoding CBS domain-containing protein, whose translation is MKTIEEINQKIKDGDAVVITAGEMTRIVQENGAEEAAKEVDVVTTGTFGAMCSSGAFFNFGHSDPPIKMSRTYLNGVEAYSGIAAVDAYIGATQPHRNPDIGFDYGGAHLLEDLVRGNEVELVTEAFGTDCYPRTDVHTFISLESLNQAVMVNPRNCYQNYAVATNSTEETLYTYMGTLLPQMGNVSYSSAGELSPLLNDPYFQTIGVGTQIFLCGGRGYIMGQGTQHATDGERKNGVPTGSAGTLMLQGDLKKMDSNYLRGATMPKYGPTLYVGAGIPIPILNEEIAQRTGISDQEISCKIYDYGVPRRNRPIIQETNYHELKTGKIEINGNEVQTSSLSSFKKALEIAEELKNWIEKGEFFLTSPVKSIPNKGCSVSPLEIRRPSIMVKDLKIKPVITVKAEEAISGVARKMVDNNINHLPVVDHLGRLMGIVTSWDIAHAVAKGSKKLTEVMTKKVIVAMEDDPVEVIARRIDKHEISGMPIVDRENLVKGMITAEDISRLMCSQNNKEGDSQ
- a CDS encoding 4Fe-4S binding protein, with amino-acid sequence MKAWLKFSPRIVSKHVISDLIKTYDVTFNILRADITPKGGKMLIEISGSEAEEGIKYMEKEGIQLNPIKKVVKKDEDKCVDCGECVSLCPVEAITIDGKWTVLLDDQKCIGCGFCMSSCPTKAIKIADSE
- a CDS encoding GNAT family N-acetyltransferase encodes the protein MNSNYFTESVRKLRTDEKIPYDLLLLADETIEAIDKCIEDSEIYILEKQQKILGVYVLQFIDKRSVEIKYIAVDEKFQGQGIGTFLLEDAILRAKKNGFENITIKTGDCGIKQLHLYQKVGFEIFDVEKNFFIDNFPEHIYEDGRLCKDRVILKKIIMNLKKENPN
- a CDS encoding DUF362 domain-containing protein, with amino-acid sequence MEKTEIAVSECKSYSINDVHTATKTCLESLGGLKNYVSSGDIVLLKPNLLQASSPDKYITTHPAIVESVISLVKEVGGIPQVGDSPGAFDRNINKYWDATGLTDVCERLDVELVNFENSGSYHKQRNGQDYYIAKPVLDADLVINLPKIKTHSLTILTCAIKNLYGTVPGFLKTEYHKLAPQPSKFSEKVVDIYALNPPCLHIVDGVIGMEGYGPSSGDPRYLGMVLAGNDGVAMDSFITHVLGRNPLKIPTNRLAYYQGLGEADLNNIEVRGVAPVINDFKWPSNLSHTLELIPGPLARGLMSLWYTRPTIDSEKCTMCLRCQASCPTNALKKPGQRTEDQDQYIPEFDYGHCINCLCCMEMCPEKAIYNGKSLLYKFTSLFQK